A single genomic interval of Polyangia bacterium harbors:
- the recO gene encoding DNA repair protein RecO, translating into MAAALSTPAILLRTINYGESDRVVTLFGRSTGRLSALARGARKSQRRFAGGLDLCAVGEASLRERNGAELLTLESFDLRVSYSSFGTDVANMAHAAYVAELVSKLCAPRQVETGVYDWLDEFLGLLDRGGASAERLRVFELGLLGRLGFAPVVDTCAVCNGARVVEPISETGFRWDPDRGGAVCPACGQRGRPIRTVVRATLSRLAATPLGAAAEPALSADVNRGCREAIFEVLKLHITGTLQSLEFIAKLGGRV; encoded by the coding sequence GTGGCGGCGGCGTTATCCACTCCAGCGATCTTGTTGCGCACGATCAACTACGGCGAGTCCGATCGGGTGGTGACGCTGTTCGGGCGCAGCACCGGGCGGCTGTCGGCGCTGGCCCGAGGCGCGCGCAAGAGCCAGCGCCGGTTCGCCGGCGGCTTGGACTTGTGCGCGGTGGGTGAGGCGTCGCTCCGCGAACGAAACGGTGCCGAATTGCTGACCTTGGAAAGTTTTGATCTCCGGGTCAGCTATTCGTCTTTCGGCACCGACGTGGCGAACATGGCCCACGCCGCCTATGTCGCCGAGCTGGTCAGCAAGCTGTGTGCGCCCCGCCAGGTGGAGACCGGCGTCTATGACTGGCTGGATGAATTTCTCGGCCTGCTGGATCGGGGCGGCGCCAGCGCCGAGCGTTTGCGGGTGTTCGAACTGGGATTGCTCGGGCGGCTGGGCTTCGCGCCGGTGGTCGACACCTGCGCAGTGTGCAACGGTGCGCGCGTCGTCGAACCGATCAGCGAGACCGGTTTTCGTTGGGATCCCGATCGCGGCGGTGCCGTCTGCCCGGCCTGTGGTCAGCGTGGCCGACCGATTCGGACAGTGGTGCGCGCCACGCTCAGCCGTCTGGCGGCGACGCCGCTCGGAGCCGCCGCCGAGCCGGCGTTGTCGGCCGACGTGAACCGCGGCTGCCGCGAAGCCATATTCGAAGTGCTCAAGTTGCACATCACCGGAACGCTGCAGTCCTTGGAGTTCATCGCCAAACTGGGAGGGCGCGTATGA
- a CDS encoding VOC family protein yields the protein MTTTTTTRPALLGIRHVALTVSDLEAAERFWVGIMGYTVEWRPDDDNLYLRSGTDNLALHRGDYRAPVDESGQLDHIGLAVPKPEDVDAWAAFLTAHGVTVRAEPRTHRDGSRSLYCYGPEDVLIQIIYHEPLSR from the coding sequence ATGACCACCACCACGACGACGCGGCCAGCGCTGCTGGGGATTCGCCACGTGGCCTTGACGGTCTCCGATCTAGAGGCCGCCGAGCGATTTTGGGTGGGCATCATGGGGTACACCGTCGAATGGCGTCCCGACGACGACAACCTGTACCTGCGTTCGGGCACCGACAACCTGGCCTTGCACCGCGGTGACTACCGCGCGCCTGTCGACGAGAGCGGTCAACTGGACCACATCGGCCTGGCGGTGCCCAAGCCGGAGGACGTCGACGCGTGGGCGGCGTTTCTGACCGCCCATGGCGTCACGGTTCGCGCGGAGCCGCGCACGCACCGCGACGGTTCGCGGTCGCTTTACTGTTACGGCCCGGAAGACGTCTTGATCCAGATCATCTATCACGAACCTCTTTCACGATAA
- a CDS encoding glycine--tRNA ligase yields MPATSLESIVSLSKRRGFVFPSSAIYGGLGSTWDYGPLGVELKNNVKRAWWRSVVHERDDMEGLDAAILMNRLVWKYSGHEATFSDPMTDCRNCKTRPRADHIFVAQKGREPKGIAEINAAIEAKELSCPKCGSKDLTPARPFNLMFRTTVGAVDTGDDSGLAYLRPETAQGMFVNFNNVLDTMRRKLPFGIAQIGKAFRNEITPGNFTFRTREFEQMEIEYFVRPGDDEAAHQAWIDARINWYRELGMRPENLRQREQDKTELAHYAKRCVDLEYKFPMGWSELEGIANRTDFDLSAHSRGPNNPDAVGELRYFDQEQKKHIVPYVIEPSAGADRATLAFLCDAYDESLVKDPPEAEVTKLRELVQSFTKSVEKRDNLEADTKKRLVEVGQLIADGLPGTLPRLLGLCDDADANRIEVFKKVRGVAEKLGDEFTRTVLRLHPRLSPITVAVFPLKKNEPRLVEMARGIKRNLQGAGLRAVYDDTGAIGKLYRRQDEVGTPFCITVDFQSLEDGTVTVRDRDTMTQERAAAADLPSGLRQKVG; encoded by the coding sequence ATGCCAGCCACCTCACTGGAATCGATCGTCAGTCTCAGCAAACGCCGCGGGTTTGTCTTCCCCTCGTCGGCCATCTACGGGGGCCTCGGCAGCACCTGGGACTATGGCCCGCTGGGCGTCGAGCTGAAGAACAACGTCAAGCGCGCCTGGTGGCGATCGGTGGTGCACGAGCGCGACGACATGGAAGGCCTGGACGCGGCCATCCTGATGAATCGGCTGGTCTGGAAGTACTCCGGGCACGAGGCGACGTTCTCCGACCCGATGACCGACTGTCGCAACTGCAAGACCCGCCCGCGCGCCGACCACATCTTCGTGGCGCAAAAAGGCCGCGAGCCGAAGGGCATCGCCGAGATCAACGCCGCCATCGAGGCCAAGGAACTGTCCTGTCCGAAGTGCGGCTCGAAAGATCTCACCCCGGCGCGGCCATTCAACCTGATGTTCCGCACCACCGTCGGCGCCGTCGACACCGGCGACGATTCGGGGCTGGCGTACCTGCGGCCCGAGACAGCGCAGGGGATGTTCGTCAACTTCAACAACGTGCTGGACACCATGCGCCGCAAGCTGCCCTTCGGGATCGCTCAGATCGGCAAGGCGTTTCGAAACGAGATCACGCCCGGCAACTTCACCTTCCGTACGCGCGAGTTCGAGCAGATGGAGATCGAATACTTCGTCCGCCCCGGCGACGACGAAGCCGCGCACCAGGCGTGGATCGACGCGCGGATCAACTGGTACCGCGAGCTTGGCATGCGGCCGGAGAACCTGCGCCAGCGCGAGCAGGACAAGACCGAGCTGGCCCATTACGCCAAGCGCTGCGTCGACCTGGAATACAAGTTCCCCATGGGCTGGAGCGAGCTTGAAGGCATCGCCAACCGAACCGACTTCGATCTGTCGGCGCACAGCCGCGGCCCCAACAACCCGGACGCCGTCGGCGAGCTGCGCTATTTCGATCAGGAACAGAAGAAGCACATCGTTCCGTACGTCATCGAACCGTCGGCGGGCGCCGATCGGGCCACGCTGGCTTTCCTGTGCGACGCCTACGACGAATCGCTGGTGAAGGATCCGCCCGAAGCCGAAGTGACCAAGCTGCGCGAGCTGGTGCAAAGCTTCACCAAGTCGGTGGAGAAGCGCGACAACCTGGAGGCCGACACGAAAAAGCGGCTGGTGGAAGTGGGGCAACTGATCGCCGACGGGTTGCCGGGCACGCTGCCGCGATTGCTGGGTTTGTGCGACGACGCCGACGCCAACCGCATCGAGGTGTTCAAGAAGGTGCGCGGTGTCGCCGAGAAGCTGGGCGATGAGTTCACCCGCACTGTCCTGCGCCTGCACCCGCGGCTTTCGCCGATCACGGTGGCGGTCTTCCCGCTGAAGAAGAACGAACCACGCCTGGTGGAGATGGCCCGCGGGATCAAGCGCAACCTGCAAGGCGCCGGACTGCGCGCGGTTTACGACGACACCGGGGCCATCGGCAAGCTCTACCGGCGGCAGGACGAGGTAGGGACGCCGTTTTGTATCACGGTCGACTTCCAGAGCCTGGAAGACGGCACGGTGACGGTGCGCGACCGCGATACCATGACCCAGGAACGGGCCGCTGCCGCTGACCTGCCGAGCGGGTTGCGCCAGAAGGTTGGCTGA
- the ppdK gene encoding pyruvate, phosphate dikinase, which translates to MPTTVKSTSKSKSKPVLRATAAGLKNKIKLKVKKAVARVGLAPRNGTGKHAVAAKAAVLKGGVKRTYFFGGGRSEGSKEMKNLLGGKGANLAEMANIGLPVPPGFTITTEVCTEFYAVGKKLPKGLDADIRANIARMEREVGAKFGDPANPLLVSVRSGARASMPGMMDTILNLGLNDSTAAGLVAKSGNERFAYDSYRRFIAMYGDVVLGMKPEKKEDHDPFDVLLGEKKKAYGVKLDSELPADALKELVKEFKAEIKTRVGVDFPEDPYAQLEGAIKAVFQSWQNDRANLYRRLNNIPAEWGTAVNVQAMVFGNKGNDSATGVCFTRDPASGENMFYGEFLVNAQGEDVVAGIRTPEKIEALGKIMPKAYKELLDIRKKLEKHYKDMQDIEFTIEGGKLYMLQCRNAKRTGFASVRIAVEMVDEKLIPKEEAIRRVEPEALNQLLRPVFLPSAKKAAIEEGRLLAKGLPAGPGAATGKVVFFADEAEALAAKGETNLILCRHETSPEDIRGMNASLGFMTAFGGMTSHAALVARQMGKVCIVGCDALSFDYHARTMTVDTAKGTVIVKEGDWISIDGFAGEVINGRVDTAPSEVIRVLIEKNLNPKEAPVYQTYAKLMSWADSARKLKVRANADQPDQAEASVAFGAEGIGLCRTEHMFFGEEKIGPMREMIVAENEADRRAALAKLLPLQRDDFAGLFRAMKGRPVTVRTLDPPLHEFLPHDEAGVRELAKATGKTVDAVHARIEELKESNPMLGHRGCRLGITYPEITEMQARAIFEAAIVVSSEGQAVIPEIMIPLVGTKKELDLQAAVVRKTAGAVFAEKGKKLPYLIGTMIEVPRAALTAAEIVDSAEFFSFGTNDLTQTTFGLSRDDVPRVLASYLEHEIYTVDPFVSIDRAGVGSLMKMAVAGGRGKKPKLKLGICGEHGGDPSSVEFCHEIGLDYVSCSPYRLPIARLAAAQAALKTT; encoded by the coding sequence ATGCCTACGACCGTGAAGTCGACCTCGAAGTCCAAATCCAAGCCTGTGCTGCGCGCCACCGCCGCGGGCTTGAAGAACAAGATCAAGCTCAAGGTGAAGAAGGCCGTCGCCCGTGTCGGCCTGGCGCCGCGCAACGGAACCGGCAAGCACGCCGTGGCCGCGAAGGCTGCCGTTTTGAAGGGTGGCGTCAAGCGAACGTACTTCTTCGGTGGCGGCAGGTCCGAAGGCAGCAAGGAGATGAAGAACCTCCTTGGCGGCAAGGGTGCCAACCTGGCCGAGATGGCGAACATCGGTCTGCCGGTTCCGCCCGGGTTCACCATCACCACCGAGGTATGCACGGAGTTCTACGCCGTCGGCAAGAAGCTGCCCAAGGGTCTGGACGCTGACATCCGCGCCAACATTGCCAGGATGGAGAGAGAGGTCGGCGCCAAGTTCGGCGATCCGGCGAACCCATTGCTGGTCTCCGTACGCTCGGGCGCCCGGGCGTCGATGCCTGGAATGATGGACACCATCTTGAACCTGGGCCTCAACGACAGCACCGCTGCCGGCCTGGTGGCGAAGTCGGGCAACGAGCGCTTCGCTTACGACAGCTATCGTCGCTTTATCGCCATGTACGGGGACGTCGTGCTGGGCATGAAGCCCGAGAAGAAGGAGGACCATGATCCCTTCGACGTTCTCCTGGGCGAAAAGAAGAAAGCCTATGGTGTGAAGCTGGACTCGGAGCTGCCGGCCGATGCGCTGAAGGAGTTGGTCAAGGAGTTCAAGGCCGAGATCAAGACCCGAGTTGGGGTCGACTTTCCCGAGGATCCGTACGCCCAGCTGGAAGGCGCCATCAAGGCGGTGTTCCAGTCGTGGCAGAACGATCGCGCCAATCTGTACCGCCGCCTGAACAACATCCCGGCCGAGTGGGGCACGGCGGTCAATGTCCAGGCCATGGTGTTCGGCAACAAGGGCAACGATTCGGCGACCGGTGTCTGCTTCACGCGCGATCCGGCCAGCGGCGAGAACATGTTCTACGGCGAGTTCCTGGTGAACGCCCAGGGCGAAGACGTGGTGGCCGGCATTCGCACGCCGGAGAAGATCGAGGCGCTCGGCAAGATCATGCCCAAGGCTTACAAAGAGCTGCTCGACATCCGCAAGAAGCTCGAGAAGCACTACAAGGACATGCAGGACATCGAGTTCACCATCGAAGGCGGGAAGCTCTACATGCTTCAGTGCCGCAACGCCAAGCGCACCGGCTTCGCCAGCGTGCGCATCGCCGTCGAGATGGTGGACGAGAAGCTGATCCCGAAGGAAGAAGCGATCCGGCGCGTCGAGCCCGAAGCGTTGAACCAGCTCCTGCGCCCGGTGTTCCTGCCGTCGGCCAAGAAGGCCGCCATCGAGGAAGGGCGCCTTTTGGCCAAGGGCCTGCCGGCCGGCCCGGGCGCCGCGACGGGAAAGGTGGTGTTCTTCGCCGACGAGGCCGAGGCGCTGGCCGCCAAGGGCGAGACCAACCTGATCCTCTGCCGCCACGAGACCAGTCCGGAAGACATCCGCGGCATGAACGCCTCGCTGGGATTCATGACCGCGTTCGGCGGCATGACCAGCCACGCGGCCCTGGTGGCCCGGCAGATGGGCAAGGTTTGCATCGTCGGCTGTGATGCGCTGTCGTTCGACTACCACGCGCGGACCATGACCGTTGACACGGCCAAGGGCACCGTGATCGTCAAGGAAGGCGACTGGATCTCCATCGACGGCTTCGCCGGCGAGGTGATCAACGGCCGCGTCGACACCGCGCCGTCGGAGGTCATCCGCGTTCTCATCGAAAAGAACCTGAACCCGAAGGAGGCGCCGGTTTATCAGACCTACGCCAAGCTGATGTCCTGGGCCGATTCGGCGCGCAAACTGAAAGTGCGCGCCAACGCCGACCAGCCCGACCAGGCTGAGGCGTCGGTGGCCTTCGGCGCCGAAGGGATCGGCCTGTGCCGGACCGAGCACATGTTCTTCGGCGAAGAGAAAATCGGCCCCATGCGCGAGATGATCGTCGCCGAGAACGAGGCGGACCGCCGCGCGGCGCTGGCCAAGCTGCTGCCGCTGCAGCGTGACGATTTCGCGGGATTATTTCGGGCCATGAAGGGCCGACCGGTCACCGTGCGCACGCTGGATCCGCCCCTGCACGAGTTTTTGCCCCACGACGAAGCCGGCGTGCGCGAGCTGGCCAAGGCCACGGGTAAGACCGTCGACGCCGTCCACGCCCGCATCGAGGAGCTGAAGGAATCGAACCCGATGCTGGGCCACCGCGGCTGCCGGCTGGGGATCACCTACCCGGAGATCACCGAGATGCAGGCGCGCGCCATCTTTGAAGCGGCCATCGTCGTTTCGTCGGAAGGTCAGGCGGTGATCCCGGAGATCATGATCCCGCTGGTCGGCACCAAGAAGGAACTGGACCTGCAGGCGGCGGTGGTGCGCAAGACCGCCGGCGCCGTGTTCGCCGAGAAGGGCAAGAAGCTGCCTTACCTCATCGGCACGATGATCGAAGTTCCGCGGGCGGCGCTGACCGCCGCGGAGATCGTCGACTCGGCCGAGTTCTTCTCGTTCGGCACCAATGACCTCACGCAAACGACGTTCGGCCTGTCCCGCGACGACGTGCCGCGGGTGCTGGCGTCATACCTGGAACATGAGATCTACACCGTCGATCCTTTCGTCAGCATCGACCGCGCCGGCGTGGGCAGCCTGATGAAGATGGCGGTGGCGGGCGGTCGCGGCAAAAAGCCCAAGCTGAAGCTGGGCATCTGCGGCGAACACGGCGGCGACCCGTCGTCGGTCGAGTTCTGCCACGAGATCGGGCTCGACTATGTGTCCTGCTCGCCGTATCGACTGCCGATCGCCCGCCTGGCCGCCGCCCAGGCGGCCTTGAAGACAACCTAG
- a CDS encoding SPOR domain-containing protein: protein MSLRYTAEANMDEPALRDVERWKDKIEVRLDNRQVFFLFFGSALVACMLFVLGVIVGKRIESRGRADAPEIQDPLAVLDRVNQPTVTAAAPADQGLAFPKALIGSAGAKSKPIGLSPRPPSPPIAPPTSAVATHAPEATPPKPAAAHAAPKPIAAAARAPTPIAAKASASNGPLVVRTPAAPKSTILVAAAVDPAAKGKFTLQLSSFPDRTEADAFAKKFAAQGAFIITSEIPGKGTWYRVRVGNYASAQEATNAKANFEKQHNVIAYVAAR from the coding sequence ATGAGCCTGCGTTACACTGCTGAAGCGAACATGGACGAGCCCGCGCTCCGCGACGTCGAGCGGTGGAAAGACAAAATCGAAGTCCGCCTGGACAACCGCCAGGTATTTTTCCTCTTCTTTGGCAGCGCGCTGGTGGCGTGCATGCTGTTCGTGTTGGGCGTCATCGTGGGCAAGCGCATCGAATCGCGCGGTCGCGCCGACGCGCCGGAGATTCAAGATCCGCTGGCCGTGCTTGATCGGGTGAACCAGCCGACGGTGACCGCGGCCGCGCCCGCCGACCAGGGACTGGCCTTTCCGAAGGCGTTGATCGGCAGCGCAGGCGCGAAGTCGAAACCGATCGGACTGTCGCCGCGGCCGCCCTCGCCGCCGATCGCACCGCCGACGTCCGCCGTGGCCACGCACGCGCCTGAAGCGACACCGCCCAAGCCAGCCGCCGCTCATGCGGCGCCGAAACCGATCGCCGCCGCTGCCAGGGCGCCGACGCCCATCGCCGCCAAAGCCAGCGCCAGCAACGGTCCCCTGGTCGTCAGGACGCCCGCCGCCCCGAAATCGACCATCCTTGTGGCCGCCGCCGTCGATCCAGCGGCAAAGGGCAAGTTCACACTGCAGCTAAGCTCGTTCCCCGACCGCACCGAGGCCGACGCCTTCGCCAAGAAGTTCGCCGCTCAGGGCGCTTTTATCATCACCTCAGAGATCCCCGGCAAGGGCACCTGGTACCGCGTGCGCGTGGGCAACTACGCCTCCGCGCAAGAAGCGACCAACGCCAAGGCGAACTTCGAAAAGCAGCACAACGTCATCGCGTATGTAGCCGCTCGATAG